In Hymenobacter sublimis, a single genomic region encodes these proteins:
- a CDS encoding transglutaminase-like domain-containing protein, whose amino-acid sequence MTNKEIKALISLLDDPEIAPQIQEKIQTLGESIIPFLEESWEETLDTQQQQRLEDLIHHLQFEGLQQRLRVWRDSGGENLLEGMWLLNSYQYPDADFQVLNRAIEQLRFEVWTLLQPEMHPADQVQTLNHVLFRTHKFAANTQNFHSPANSMLHRVLETRRGNPLTLCVIYLLVAQRLKLPVFGVNLPNLFVLTYRPESPLEPFYINCYNRGLVLSRTDIEHYIGQLNLTPNEMFFEPCSHIDIVRRALRNLQLSFEKLQEPSKAAEVAQLLAILTNESEAADTDGSPETGDE is encoded by the coding sequence ATGACCAATAAAGAAATCAAAGCCCTCATCTCCCTGCTCGACGATCCGGAAATCGCCCCGCAGATTCAGGAGAAAATTCAGACGCTGGGGGAAAGCATCATTCCGTTTCTGGAGGAATCGTGGGAGGAGACCCTGGATACTCAGCAGCAGCAGCGCCTCGAAGACCTGATTCACCACTTGCAGTTTGAGGGCCTTCAGCAGCGCCTGCGCGTGTGGCGCGACTCCGGGGGCGAAAACCTGCTGGAAGGCATGTGGCTGCTGAACTCCTACCAATATCCCGACGCCGATTTCCAGGTGCTGAACCGGGCCATTGAGCAGCTGCGCTTTGAAGTCTGGACCCTGTTGCAGCCCGAAATGCACCCCGCCGACCAGGTTCAGACGCTTAACCACGTCCTGTTTCGCACCCATAAGTTTGCCGCCAACACCCAGAATTTTCATTCGCCGGCCAACTCCATGCTGCACCGGGTACTAGAAACGCGGCGGGGCAACCCGCTCACGCTCTGCGTGATTTACCTGCTAGTAGCCCAGCGGTTGAAGTTGCCCGTCTTCGGCGTGAACCTGCCCAACCTGTTCGTGCTCACCTACCGGCCCGAAAGCCCCCTGGAGCCGTTCTATATCAACTGTTACAACCGAGGCCTGGTCCTGTCCCGCACTGATATTGAGCACTACATCGGGCAGCTGAACCTGACGCCCAACGAAATGTTCTTTGAGCCCTGCTCCCACATTGATATTGTGCGCCGGGCCCTGCGTAACCTGCAGCTAAGCTTTGAGAAGCTCCAGGAGCCCTCCAAAGCCGCCGAGGTAGCCCAACTGCTCGCCATCCTCACCAACGAATCAGAAGCTGCCGATACGGACGGCTCCCCCGAAACTGGGGACGAGTAA
- a CDS encoding DUF1572 domain-containing protein, whose translation MTADYLTSVRKQFAYYQLLGEQTFAQLPDEALFWQVNPESNSIATIVKHLWGNMVSRWTDFLTTDGEKEWRQREAEFDNDLKSRAELLAKWQEGWQCLYAALDSLTPATWDQPVYIRNQAHSLTEAINRQLAHYPYHIGQIVFIGKMVRGAAWQSLSIPRGTSEAYNAAKFAQPPHKAHFTDEYLNSAPQA comes from the coding sequence ATGACTGCCGATTACCTGACCAGCGTCCGGAAACAGTTTGCTTACTACCAGCTGCTCGGGGAGCAGACTTTCGCCCAGCTGCCCGACGAGGCGCTGTTCTGGCAGGTGAACCCGGAAAGCAACAGCATTGCCACCATTGTGAAGCACCTGTGGGGCAACATGGTGTCGCGCTGGACGGATTTCCTCACCACCGATGGCGAAAAGGAGTGGCGGCAGCGGGAGGCCGAGTTCGACAATGACCTAAAGAGCCGGGCTGAGCTGCTGGCTAAGTGGCAGGAGGGCTGGCAATGCCTGTACGCCGCCCTGGATTCGCTGACGCCCGCCACCTGGGACCAACCCGTGTACATCCGCAACCAGGCGCACAGCCTCACGGAGGCTATTAACCGGCAGCTGGCTCACTACCCCTACCACATTGGGCAAATCGTGTTTATCGGCAAAATGGTGCGGGGCGCGGCTTGGCAGTCTCTCTCTATTCCGCGGGGCACATCGGAGGCCTACAATGCTGCTAAGTTCGCCCAGCCCCCGCACAAAGCCCACTTCACTGATGAGTACCTGAACTCCGCGCCCCAGGCGTAA
- a CDS encoding redoxin domain-containing protein: MSLRRLSILTAAALLFCTVAVGVARAQGSRSVADFSLKNSTNTEVALKSYAGSKAVVVVFVNPTCAFSKLYQSRLNSLNAEYSAKGVQFLFVNAPINLEASADTGDAEKLKIKTTGGADLPLLTDEGQKVSALLGATKTPEVVLLQPVGDGFAVRYKGAIDDNPQVEGYVREHYLAQALDNVLAGRAAGVPDKRAAGCLIKKF, translated from the coding sequence ATGTCCCTTCGCCGCCTTTCCATTCTTACCGCCGCTGCCCTGCTATTTTGTACCGTGGCCGTAGGGGTAGCCCGTGCGCAGGGTAGCCGCTCGGTAGCTGATTTTAGCCTTAAAAACAGTACAAACACCGAGGTAGCCCTGAAAAGCTACGCTGGCAGCAAGGCCGTGGTGGTGGTATTCGTGAACCCAACCTGCGCGTTTTCCAAGCTCTACCAGAGCCGGCTCAATTCCCTGAATGCAGAGTACAGCGCTAAAGGAGTGCAATTTCTCTTCGTGAATGCGCCCATTAACCTAGAAGCTAGCGCCGATACTGGCGACGCTGAAAAGCTTAAAATCAAGACCACCGGCGGCGCCGACCTGCCCTTACTCACCGACGAAGGCCAGAAAGTAAGCGCCCTACTGGGGGCCACCAAAACGCCCGAAGTTGTGCTGCTCCAGCCCGTTGGCGACGGATTTGCCGTGCGCTACAAGGGAGCCATCGACGACAATCCGCAGGTGGAAGGCTACGTGCGGGAACATTACCTGGCCCAGGCCCTCGACAACGTATTGGCTGGCCGCGCGGCCGGCGTACCCGACAAGCGAGCTGCCGGCTGTCTGATCAAGAAATTTTAA
- the poxB gene encoding ubiquinone-dependent pyruvate dehydrogenase: MAKKTVSEIIVDTLQAAGVTRVYGVVGDSLNGITEEIRKREGIEWIHVRNEEAGAFAAGAEAHVTGALAVCAGSCGPGNTHLLNGLYDCHRSRVPVLALAAQIPSVEIGTQYFQETHPENTFKECSHYCELISHPDQTVRTTEIAVQTALTKRGVAVIVVPGDISHQKAEAPEPRLPVLRSKATLVPAMDDIRAAADLLNLSDKVTIMAGAGCAEAHAELLQVAEALGAPVVHALRGKEYVEPNNPYDVGLTGLLGFASGYEALMEADAMLMLGTDFPYAQFLPQEARTVQVDVRGEHIGRRTRVEVGLIGDVAATLRALLPLLNRKQDRHHLEKALANYRDTRDNLDELATGEPGDTSMHPQYVTRLLNEQAAENAIFTCDVGTPTIWAARYLRMNGQRRLVGSFNHGSMANAMPQALGAQLAFPGRQVIALAGDGGFAMLMGELLTLRQLKTPVKVVIYNNNSLGFVELEMKAAGILEYGTELENPNFAALAEAAGVRGIRVADPADLPGAIAEMLAHPGPVVLDAVVKRAELSMPPTIQKEQILGFSLYTLKAIMSGRGDEVLELAKTNLLR; this comes from the coding sequence ATGGCGAAGAAAACTGTCTCGGAAATAATAGTAGACACGCTGCAAGCTGCCGGTGTAACGCGGGTGTACGGCGTGGTAGGCGACTCACTTAACGGCATCACTGAGGAAATCCGCAAGCGGGAGGGCATTGAGTGGATTCACGTGCGCAACGAGGAGGCGGGTGCCTTCGCGGCCGGGGCCGAAGCCCACGTAACGGGCGCACTAGCCGTGTGCGCGGGCTCCTGCGGCCCCGGTAACACCCACTTGCTTAACGGCCTCTACGACTGCCACCGCAGCCGCGTGCCAGTACTGGCCCTGGCCGCCCAAATTCCGAGCGTGGAAATCGGGACCCAGTATTTTCAGGAAACCCACCCGGAAAACACGTTCAAGGAGTGCAGCCACTACTGTGAGCTAATCAGCCACCCCGACCAAACGGTGCGCACCACGGAAATTGCCGTGCAAACGGCGCTTACCAAGCGTGGGGTAGCCGTCATCGTCGTGCCCGGCGACATCAGCCACCAGAAAGCGGAAGCGCCCGAGCCGCGCCTACCAGTGTTGCGCAGCAAGGCTACCTTGGTACCAGCCATGGACGACATCCGGGCGGCGGCCGACCTGCTGAACCTCAGCGACAAAGTGACGATTATGGCCGGGGCCGGCTGCGCCGAAGCCCATGCTGAGCTGCTGCAAGTAGCCGAGGCCCTGGGCGCCCCGGTGGTGCACGCCCTGCGCGGCAAGGAGTACGTGGAGCCCAATAATCCCTACGACGTGGGCCTTACGGGCTTGCTGGGCTTTGCCTCCGGCTACGAGGCGCTCATGGAGGCCGACGCCATGCTCATGCTGGGTACCGATTTTCCCTACGCTCAGTTCTTGCCTCAGGAAGCCCGCACCGTGCAGGTAGATGTGCGCGGTGAACATATTGGTCGCCGGACCCGAGTCGAGGTAGGACTAATCGGCGACGTGGCCGCTACACTCCGGGCCCTGCTGCCCTTGCTGAATCGTAAGCAGGACCGCCACCACCTGGAAAAAGCCCTGGCCAACTACCGCGACACGCGCGACAACCTGGATGAGCTGGCCACGGGGGAGCCCGGCGACACCAGCATGCACCCGCAGTACGTAACCCGCTTGCTCAATGAACAGGCCGCCGAAAACGCCATTTTCACCTGCGACGTGGGGACGCCCACTATCTGGGCCGCCCGCTACCTCCGCATGAACGGTCAGCGCCGGTTGGTGGGCTCCTTTAACCACGGCAGCATGGCCAACGCCATGCCCCAGGCCCTGGGTGCCCAGTTGGCGTTTCCGGGTCGGCAGGTAATTGCGCTGGCCGGCGACGGAGGGTTTGCCATGCTGATGGGTGAGCTCCTGACACTCCGCCAACTCAAGACGCCGGTTAAAGTCGTTATCTATAATAACAACAGCTTGGGGTTTGTGGAACTGGAGATGAAAGCGGCCGGCATTCTGGAGTACGGCACCGAGCTGGAGAACCCCAACTTCGCGGCCCTGGCCGAAGCGGCCGGCGTGCGTGGCATCCGTGTTGCAGACCCCGCCGACTTACCCGGCGCCATTGCAGAAATGCTGGCCCATCCCGGCCCCGTGGTGCTGGATGCGGTAGTAAAGCGCGCGGAGCTGTCCATGCCTCCTACCATTCAAAAGGAGCAGATACTGGGCTTCAGTCTCTACACGCTAAAGGCCATTATGAGCGGCCGGGGCGATGAAGTGCTGGAGCTAGCCAAAACGAATCTGCTGCGGTAA
- a CDS encoding DUF5694 domain-containing protein has protein sequence MRKSLLTTLLALAAATSSYAQDYKAVVKAIANDKPKEQTQLMILGSSHFGQEGFYKGFPKADLFSEQRQQEVAQLNKQLAKFNPDVIMIETTPEEQYSVDSLYTLYKTGKVELKDIPYGRAERFQFGYQLGKTLNHNRIHSADYYEAVSNRILTSGENFELYQTDAAKFSGIGKAAEARFKEGNATLKEFLLFINDPTVLDFTYRVMFVNPARVKDGKFTNPPAQYVDTAYVNKQYIGAEYISIFHERDLKIYSNIVTTQLREKGKRILLIMGQRHAATLPKIFANDPAYKLVPVSAYVK, from the coding sequence ATGAGAAAGAGCCTGCTGACCACGCTTCTGGCCCTCGCGGCTGCTACCAGTAGCTACGCGCAAGACTACAAAGCCGTGGTGAAAGCCATTGCCAACGACAAGCCCAAAGAGCAAACGCAACTTATGATTCTGGGCTCCTCGCATTTCGGGCAGGAGGGATTTTACAAGGGTTTTCCCAAAGCCGATCTGTTCAGTGAGCAGCGGCAGCAGGAGGTGGCCCAGCTGAATAAGCAGCTGGCGAAATTCAATCCGGACGTCATCATGATTGAAACCACTCCTGAGGAGCAGTATAGCGTCGATAGCCTCTATACCCTCTACAAAACCGGCAAGGTGGAGCTGAAGGATATTCCGTACGGTCGGGCCGAGCGGTTTCAGTTTGGCTACCAATTGGGTAAAACGCTGAATCATAACCGAATTCACTCGGCTGATTACTATGAGGCGGTGTCTAACCGCATTCTGACGAGCGGGGAGAACTTTGAGCTCTACCAGACGGACGCCGCCAAATTTTCCGGCATCGGCAAGGCAGCCGAAGCCCGGTTCAAGGAAGGCAATGCCACGCTGAAGGAGTTCCTGCTGTTCATAAATGACCCAACGGTGCTGGATTTTACCTACCGGGTGATGTTCGTGAATCCGGCGCGGGTGAAGGATGGTAAGTTTACCAACCCGCCGGCCCAGTACGTGGACACGGCCTACGTGAATAAGCAGTACATCGGGGCCGAATACATTTCCATCTTCCACGAGCGGGACCTGAAGATATATTCCAACATCGTCACCACCCAGCTGCGCGAAAAAGGCAAGCGCATCCTGCTGATTATGGGCCAGCGCCACGCGGCTACACTGCCCAAAATATTCGCCAACGACCCGGCGTATAAGCTAGTACCCGTAAGCGCCTACGTGAAGTAA
- a CDS encoding WD40 repeat domain-containing protein: MSSRPQVQKLATLTGHRDCVYALAGTVGQETFYSAGADGMVAAWSSAAPERDGELVAKVENSVYALLHLPARNLLVLGHNFQGVQAIDLGEKKLLFATALPAAAIFDVAYSPQRQRLYVALGDGTLAVLSAADFKVETLVRLSEKSLRCLALHEERGELAVGGSDWLVRVLDVDSLQSKHVIKGATNSVFTAAYSPDGRYLLTAGRDAHLRIWDVAAGYQEHRSIVAHMFTINHLAFSPDEAVLATCSMDKSIKLWDARTWELLRVVDRARHAGHGTSVNKLFWPGRQNRLVSCSDDRSLAVWELS; this comes from the coding sequence TTGTCTTCCCGCCCTCAGGTTCAGAAACTCGCTACCCTCACTGGCCACCGCGACTGTGTGTACGCCCTGGCTGGTACCGTTGGGCAGGAAACATTCTACTCGGCAGGGGCCGATGGCATGGTGGCCGCCTGGAGCAGCGCGGCCCCGGAGCGCGACGGCGAACTGGTGGCAAAGGTGGAAAACTCGGTATATGCCCTGCTGCACCTGCCGGCGCGTAATTTGCTGGTGCTGGGCCATAACTTCCAGGGTGTGCAGGCCATTGACCTGGGCGAGAAAAAGCTGCTTTTTGCTACGGCTCTGCCCGCGGCGGCCATCTTCGATGTGGCGTATTCTCCGCAACGGCAGCGCCTGTACGTGGCCCTCGGCGACGGGACGCTGGCCGTGCTCAGCGCCGCCGACTTTAAAGTTGAGACTCTAGTACGCCTGTCCGAGAAAAGTCTGCGGTGCCTGGCCCTGCACGAGGAGCGGGGCGAGCTGGCCGTGGGCGGCTCCGATTGGCTAGTGCGGGTGCTGGATGTTGATTCCTTGCAGAGTAAGCACGTCATCAAGGGTGCCACCAACTCCGTATTTACGGCCGCTTACTCGCCAGACGGGCGCTACCTGCTTACGGCGGGCCGCGACGCGCACCTGCGCATTTGGGACGTGGCGGCGGGCTACCAAGAGCACCGCAGTATTGTAGCTCACATGTTTACCATCAACCACCTGGCTTTCTCGCCCGACGAGGCCGTGCTGGCTACCTGCAGCATGGACAAGAGCATTAAGCTCTGGGACGCGCGCACTTGGGAGTTGCTGCGGGTAGTCGACCGGGCCCGGCATGCCGGCCACGGCACCTCCGTAAACAAGTTGTTTTGGCCGGGAAGGCAGAATAGGCTAGTTTCGTGTAGCGACGACCGCAGCCTTGCGGTGTGGGAGCTGTCGTGA
- a CDS encoding 4'-phosphopantetheinyl transferase family protein: MPLHFLSPISQTCVLGLWHLTETAPELWPLLPAQAHYLARFPDGRDELRARQWLAGRALAHQLLQELNDTPATLHNDPNGRPYFPELPAAGVSLSHSGEWVAALLSTREAVGIDIELVRPKAQQLARRFLSGTEQADAGDDAAKYCLYWSAKETLYKLHSRRGLVFKEQLLLTPFELREAGVLTGHLLLENSRSQHQIHYLRSIPGYVLTYAIGEVVRL, from the coding sequence TTGCCCCTTCACTTCCTCTCCCCCATTTCCCAAACCTGCGTGCTGGGCCTCTGGCACCTCACGGAAACGGCCCCGGAGCTGTGGCCCTTGCTGCCCGCCCAAGCCCACTACCTCGCCCGCTTCCCCGATGGGCGCGATGAACTGCGGGCCCGGCAGTGGCTGGCGGGTCGGGCGCTGGCCCATCAGCTTCTGCAAGAGCTGAACGACACGCCCGCTACCCTACACAACGACCCGAACGGCCGCCCGTACTTTCCCGAACTGCCCGCGGCTGGCGTGTCCCTTTCCCATTCCGGTGAGTGGGTGGCAGCGCTTCTCTCTACCCGCGAGGCAGTTGGCATAGATATTGAGTTGGTACGGCCCAAAGCGCAACAGTTGGCCCGCCGGTTTCTATCGGGAACGGAGCAGGCCGATGCTGGCGATGATGCCGCGAAGTATTGTCTCTATTGGAGTGCCAAGGAGACGCTGTATAAGCTGCATAGCCGCCGGGGCCTGGTGTTCAAAGAGCAATTATTGCTCACCCCGTTTGAGCTGCGGGAGGCAGGTGTGTTGACGGGACACCTGCTGCTCGAAAACTCCCGCAGCCAACACCAAATTCACTACCTGCGCTCAATTCCCGGCTACGTTCTAACTTACGCCATTGGTGAAGTTGTGAGGTTGTGA
- a CDS encoding zeta toxin family protein: protein MKTLYLLAGCNGAGKTTAAYTLLPNLLGCREFVNADEIARGLSPFQPETVSVQAGRLMLMRLEELLASSETFALETTLATRHYLSFIKKAQAQGYTVHLFFFWLSTPGAAVQRVRIRVQEGGHNIPEDIIRRRYELGLRYFFSIYRPAVDKWFFIDNSAGKPRRIAQGTTNSTAVEESVIWQSVSSDYL from the coding sequence ATGAAAACCCTCTACCTCCTAGCTGGCTGCAACGGCGCGGGCAAAACCACCGCTGCCTACACCCTGTTGCCAAATTTGCTAGGGTGCCGGGAGTTTGTGAATGCGGATGAAATTGCTCGGGGCCTCTCTCCGTTTCAGCCTGAAACAGTGAGTGTACAAGCCGGGCGGCTGATGCTCATGCGGTTGGAAGAACTCTTAGCGTCGAGCGAGACTTTTGCGCTGGAAACCACGCTGGCTACGCGGCACTACCTATCATTTATCAAAAAGGCCCAAGCGCAAGGCTACACCGTACATCTGTTCTTTTTCTGGCTTAGTACGCCGGGAGCGGCCGTGCAGCGGGTCCGGATTCGGGTGCAAGAAGGCGGCCACAACATCCCAGAAGATATTATTCGGCGGCGGTATGAGTTGGGGTTACGGTACTTCTTCTCCATCTACAGACCAGCCGTTGATAAGTGGTTTTTTATTGACAACTCGGCTGGCAAACCTCGTCGTATAGCGCAAGGCACAACCAACTCTACAGCTGTAGAGGAATCAGTAATTTGGCAATCTGTAAGCAGCGACTATTTATGA
- a CDS encoding DivIVA domain-containing protein, which yields MKITALDIRQKTFEKAFRGLDKDEVQAFLLTLSQQWERMGDENRELRLKLDHATQETQKMREVETSLYRTLKTAEDTGNSITEQAQRDAQLRIREAQLQAEQLLADARQKSRAVVEDAYQQAERTVAEMQKEVSGLGQECQRLESLLDGLTRDLHTLASDALDKVEKARNRPKASTAAILSRAASVKVNRVRSADDSLQSDSPMYVSTASTSSAAAVAGGSAASLGGSVAPAERPAAPAERPATTSYNPKPGQQPDPGAPAQQPGPEIDRPGSPNENPGISPAPHIDPPGPTHVPEPAAPRVEPIAPDIQPIGPSHPEINQPAPVTHPGQPSFATAASLGEKSFFDEL from the coding sequence ATGAAAATTACCGCCCTCGATATTCGGCAGAAAACCTTTGAAAAAGCCTTTCGGGGGTTAGACAAGGATGAAGTACAGGCCTTCTTGCTGACGCTTTCCCAGCAATGGGAGCGAATGGGCGACGAAAACCGGGAGCTGCGCCTCAAGCTCGACCACGCTACCCAGGAAACCCAGAAGATGCGCGAGGTGGAAACCAGCCTGTACCGCACCCTGAAAACGGCTGAGGACACCGGCAACAGCATCACCGAACAAGCCCAGCGCGACGCCCAGCTGCGCATCCGCGAGGCCCAGCTTCAGGCCGAGCAGCTGCTGGCCGATGCCCGCCAGAAGTCGCGCGCCGTGGTAGAGGATGCCTACCAGCAGGCGGAGCGCACGGTAGCGGAAATGCAGAAGGAAGTAAGTGGCCTGGGACAGGAGTGCCAGCGGCTGGAAAGTTTGCTCGATGGCCTGACCCGCGACCTGCATACGCTGGCTTCTGATGCGCTTGACAAGGTAGAAAAAGCCCGCAACCGGCCGAAAGCCAGCACGGCGGCCATCCTTTCGCGCGCCGCGAGCGTAAAAGTGAACCGTGTCCGCTCAGCGGACGACTCACTTCAATCTGACTCCCCCATGTACGTTTCCACTGCTTCTACTTCTTCCGCTGCCGCCGTTGCTGGTGGTTCCGCCGCTTCGCTCGGGGGCTCCGTAGCGCCTGCTGAGCGGCCTGCCGCTCCCGCTGAGCGCCCTGCCACCACGAGCTATAACCCCAAGCCCGGTCAGCAACCCGACCCCGGCGCCCCGGCCCAGCAGCCCGGCCCGGAAATTGACCGCCCCGGCAGCCCCAACGAAAACCCTGGCATCTCGCCCGCGCCCCACATTGACCCTCCCGGCCCTACCCACGTACCTGAGCCCGCAGCCCCGCGCGTAGAGCCCATTGCCCCAGACATCCAGCCTATTGGCCCTAGCCACCCCGAGATTAATCAGCCGGCCCCCGTCACCCACCCCGGTCAGCCGAGCTTTGCCACGGCCGCTTCACTAGGCGAAAAGTCATTTTTCGACGAGCTGTAA